The Megachile rotundata isolate GNS110a chromosome 11, iyMegRotu1, whole genome shotgun sequence genome includes a region encoding these proteins:
- the alphaSnap gene encoding alpha-soluble NSF attachment protein isoform X2, whose product MADNEQKAMQLIAEAEKKLTSSKGFFGSLFGGSSKVEEAVECYQRAANMFKMAKNWSSAGSAFYEAAELHAKAGSRHDAANNYVDAANCFKKSDINEAISCLLKAIEIYTDMGRFTMAAKHHQSIAEMYESEAVDLERAVCHYEQAADYFRGEESNSSANKCLLKVAQYAAQLENYDKAIQIYEQVASASLESSLLKYSAKEYFFRAALCHLCVDVLNAQHAIERYQEQYPAFQDSREYKLIKTLIEHLEEQHLEGFTEAVKEYDSISRLDQWYTTVLLRIKKQVNDNPDLR is encoded by the exons ATGGCTGACAACGAGCAGAAGGCGATGCAATTGATAGCAGAAGCCGAGAAGAAATTAACATCTTCGAAGGGCTTCTTCGGCTCGTTATTTGG TGGGTCATCAAAAGTCGAAGAAGCCGTAGAATGTTACCAACGTGCAGCAAATATGTTCAAAATGGCAAAGAATTGGAGCTCGGCAGGGAGTGCATTTTACGAAGCAGCAGAGTTGCATGCAAAAGCAGGCAGCCGTCATGATGCAGCTAACAATTACGTGGATGCTGCTAACTGTTTTAAGAAATCTGATATAAATG AAGCCATTAGCTGCCTATTAAAGGCAATTGAAATCTATACGGATATGGGTAGGTTTACAATGGCAGCTAAACATCATCAGAGCATAGCTGAAATGTATGAAAGTGAGGCTGTAGATCTTGAAAGAGCAGTTTGCCATTATGAACAAGCAGCTGATTATTTTCGTGGAGAAGAAAGCAATTCCTCTGCCAATAAGTGTCTTTTAAAAGTTGCGCAGTACGCAGCGCAACTTGAGAATTATGATAAGGCTATTCAAATTTATGAACAG GTTGCTTCTGCATCCTTGGAAAGTTCTTTGTTAAAGTACAGCGCAAAGGAGTACTTCTTCCGAGCGGCACTCTGTCATTTATGCGTTGACGTGTTGAACGCGCAACACGCGATCGAACGTTATCAAGAACAGTATCCTGCGTTCCAAGATTCTAGGgagtataaattaataaag acaTTAATAGAACACCTCGAGGAACAACACCTCGAAGGTTTTACAGAAGCAGTAAAGGAATATGATTCAATTTCACGATTGGATCAGTGGTACACGACAGTATTATTACGTATCAAAAAACAAGTTAATGATAATCCAGATTTGCGCTGA
- the Gnmt gene encoding glycine N-methyltransferase, with protein MMDSVFRTRSLGTAAEGVRDQYADGRAAKVWEVFIGDKKQRTQNYRDFLVGLLREKGCRRILDVACGTGVDSVMLLEEGFEVVSVDASDKMLKYALKSRWDRRKEPAFDNWVIEEANWLTLPKDISHEIADGFDAVICLGNSFAHMPDNFGDQREQRQALLNFERCVKPGGLLLIDHRNYDYIIETGNIPPKCIYYNSQHMTNIKASVLFVSGKPAIVTLDYMIALEENDDENQAVSEFRLSYYPHRLNVFRDMLDEAFHYRAKHTIYADFKTLEEVKHPGFYIHVMEKPV; from the exons ATGATGGACTCTGTATTTCGTACCCGCTCGCTCGGTACCGCGGCAGAAGGTGTCCGCGACCAGTACGCGGACGGAAGAGCCGCCAAAGTCTGGGAGGTGTTTATAGGCGACAAAAAACAGAGGACGCAAAATTATCGAGACTTCCTAGTAGGCTTATTACGGGAGAAAGGATGCCGTAGAATCCTGGACGTCGCATGCGGTACAGGCGTCGACTCGGTGATGCTCCTCGAAGAAGGTTTCGAGGTTGTTAGCGTGGACGCTTCGGACAAGATGCTGAAGTATGCGTTGAAATCTAGATGGGATCGTCGCAAGGAACCTGCGTTTGATAACTGGG TAATTGAAGAGGCAAACTGGTTGACTTTACCAAAGGACATCAGTCACGAAATAGCGGACGGCTTCGATGCAGTGATCTGTTTGGGCAACAGCTTCGCTCACATGCCTGACAATTTCGGCGATCAGAGGGAGCAAAG GCAGGCGCTGCTGAATTTTGAGCGTTGCGTGAAACCGGGTGGTTTGTTGCTAATCGATCATAGAAATTATGATTACATTATTGAGACTGGGAATATACCTCCTAAATGCATTTATTATAAC AGCCAACACATGACAAATATTAAGGCTTCCGTCCTGTTCGTCTCGGGAAAGCCAGCCATTGTTACCTTGGACTACATGATCGCCCTAGAAGAAAACGACGACGAAAATCAAGCTGTCAGTGAATTCAGGCTCTCTTATTATCCGCACCGATTAAACGTCTTCAGGGATATGTTGGACGAGGCTTTCCACTACAGAGCTAAGCACACAATTTACGCTGACTTCAAGACCCTCGAAGAAGTCAAACATCCCGGATTTTATATTCATGTGATGGAGAAACCTGTGTAA
- the alphaSnap gene encoding alpha-soluble NSF attachment protein isoform X1 → MQRRKCARARIFDRPVGSSHTLSPFSYLLHLFYAFMRFIVAWLWMTHAFLLGCINGSSKVEEAVECYQRAANMFKMAKNWSSAGSAFYEAAELHAKAGSRHDAANNYVDAANCFKKSDINEAISCLLKAIEIYTDMGRFTMAAKHHQSIAEMYESEAVDLERAVCHYEQAADYFRGEESNSSANKCLLKVAQYAAQLENYDKAIQIYEQVASASLESSLLKYSAKEYFFRAALCHLCVDVLNAQHAIERYQEQYPAFQDSREYKLIKTLIEHLEEQHLEGFTEAVKEYDSISRLDQWYTTVLLRIKKQVNDNPDLR, encoded by the exons ATGCAGCGGAGGAAATGTGCGAGAGCACGCATTTTTGATAGACCAGTGGGTTCAAGTCATACACTTTCTCCATTCTCCTACTTGTTACATCtgttttatgcatttatgagaTTCATTGTTGCTTGGCTCTGGATGACTCATGCTTTTCTGTTAGGATGCATAAA TGGGTCATCAAAAGTCGAAGAAGCCGTAGAATGTTACCAACGTGCAGCAAATATGTTCAAAATGGCAAAGAATTGGAGCTCGGCAGGGAGTGCATTTTACGAAGCAGCAGAGTTGCATGCAAAAGCAGGCAGCCGTCATGATGCAGCTAACAATTACGTGGATGCTGCTAACTGTTTTAAGAAATCTGATATAAATG AAGCCATTAGCTGCCTATTAAAGGCAATTGAAATCTATACGGATATGGGTAGGTTTACAATGGCAGCTAAACATCATCAGAGCATAGCTGAAATGTATGAAAGTGAGGCTGTAGATCTTGAAAGAGCAGTTTGCCATTATGAACAAGCAGCTGATTATTTTCGTGGAGAAGAAAGCAATTCCTCTGCCAATAAGTGTCTTTTAAAAGTTGCGCAGTACGCAGCGCAACTTGAGAATTATGATAAGGCTATTCAAATTTATGAACAG GTTGCTTCTGCATCCTTGGAAAGTTCTTTGTTAAAGTACAGCGCAAAGGAGTACTTCTTCCGAGCGGCACTCTGTCATTTATGCGTTGACGTGTTGAACGCGCAACACGCGATCGAACGTTATCAAGAACAGTATCCTGCGTTCCAAGATTCTAGGgagtataaattaataaag acaTTAATAGAACACCTCGAGGAACAACACCTCGAAGGTTTTACAGAAGCAGTAAAGGAATATGATTCAATTTCACGATTGGATCAGTGGTACACGACAGTATTATTACGTATCAAAAAACAAGTTAATGATAATCCAGATTTGCGCTGA
- the LOC100878399 gene encoding uncharacterized protein LOC100878399: MEIEASTEENAVQVIREGLRELVSTERKESRLKVLNKNRVALGNAIPDSAFTPEFVIKNAEALKKKALPVEKYKQLQNALIQNEENVNSFLKVHNVTFALVRDFSGNNPIIQLCAISCACNIALGNTKACTSLAKSIGSYLTTELDSLNYPLLEACIWTLGNLIAGSDKAFEIFHAQGCLKQIISLMQNCDNTILFAVAYCAMHYVHVGFQHIRKEELIELARVTAGRGLCFENPYMIWLLALLSSHEPCNAHICNVASPVIDYLHQNVKNNHATVTEITACIRLLANTVCETSGNVAKLLLENAKYTQSDVETLLNGLLSSQYVHVRKETLWLIGNLYNHNLIDVKNTTQKIIPRLSSLKQTILCMTQQPVLINAD, translated from the exons ATGGAAATAGAAGCATCTACCGAAGAAAACGCTGTTCAGGTTATTAGAGAAGGTTTGAGAGAACTAGTTTCCACGGAAAGGAAAGAGTCGCGATtgaaagtattaaataaaaatcgtgTAGCTTTGGGAAATGCTATTCCGGATTCAGCTTTCACGCcagaatttgttattaaaaatgcgGAGGCGCTTAAGAAGAAAGCATTGCCAGTTGAAAAGTACAAGCAGCTTCAGAATGCTCTTATTCAG aATGAGGAAAATGTCAACTCATTTCTAAAAGTGCATAATGTAACATTTGCTCTGGTACGTGATTTTTCTGGGAATAatccaattatacaattatgtgCAATCAGTTGCGCTTGCAACATTGCACTTGGAAATACTAAGGCTTGTACTTCATTGGCTAAAAGTATTGGATCTTATCTCACCACAGAATTAGATAGTTTAAATTACCCTTTACTG GAAGCCTGTATATGGACATTGGGAAACTTAATTGCTGGAAGTGATAAagcttttgaaatatttcatgcaCAAGGTTGTTTAAAGCAGATAATATCTCTGATGCAAAATTGTGataatactattttatttgCTGTAGCATACTGTGCTATGCATTATGTGCATGTTGGTTTTCAACACATTCG AAAAGAGGAACTAATTGAACTTGCAAGAGTTACAGCAGGAAGAGGACTATGCTTTGAAAATCCATATATGATTTGGTTGTTAGCTTTATTATCTTCACACGAGCCCTGTAATGCACATATATGTAATGTTGCATCTCCTGTAATAGATTATCTAcatcaaaatgttaaaaataatcatGCCACTGTAACAGAG ATCACAGCATGCATAAGATTGTTGGCTAACACTGTATGTGAAACATCTGGAAATGTGGCAAAACTTTTGTTAGAGAATGCCAAATATACCCAGTCTGATGTAGAAACATTGTTAAATGGATTACTTTCATCCCAGTATGTGCATGTCAGAAAAGAGACACTATGGTTAATAG GCAATctttataatcacaatcttattgaTGTCAAAAACACTACTCAAAAAATTATACCGCGCCTATCATCCCTGAAACAA
- the hdm gene encoding meiosis specific with OB domains hold'em, protein MMANVHKQALNSLQPGMQNALVIGIIVNSFNMKTIDASRTRFNNGERGVWTFTLRDSEKDSINVTVWGSVQFVKKLSSYFHIGSVVEVINPKVTERRLEDKNELFVPWVSSPCNLTVNEGNALVQIHDAPTCAKYEPLLMLPIKNPTELRSLKSIFDNLDALRDQYVDIMVVVTFISDIRNVITRDGRSIKFRSFEAADSSTDDIVSPILWENEWIERAALWQPKRTVLLLTDARIAYDNFRKKLVLSIARKTMITENPNMPETTTVRNAVQYYDHDVMSGNFATPNPDSITTVMTIQDISDKLNKKPKQGERIQFATILKAYVMDINVESMSPGIISTRCALCKKIVMDDRDSCMNLECPSGNGTRVPLNIMILNLKVNLKDDTGYLIGCRLSGEVAERVLGCTAAEFQAMIPPQRADLKWKYVLEKCDIRLHILGPTPAFPRAIYNILSISRMVEEDDDTELLDECFNATDY, encoded by the exons ATGATGGCTAATGTACATAAACAGGCATTAAATTCGCTGCAACCTGGTATGCAAAATGCTCTCGTAATTGGCATAATTGTAAATAGTTTTAATATGAAAACAATCGACGCCTCACGAACAAGAT ttaATAATGGTGAGCGAGGTGTGTGGACATTCACATTACGCGATTCCGAAAAAGATTCCATAAACGTGACGGTATGGGGAAGCGTACAGTTCGTCAAAAAACTATCTTCCTACTTTCACATCGGCAGCGTCG TAGAAGTAATTAATCCGAAAGTGACTGAACGCCGTCTGGAGGATAAGAACGAACTCTTTGTACCATGGGTGTCTAGCCCTTGTAACCTGACGGTGAACGAGGGCAACGCGTTAGTGCAAATTCATGATGCACCAACATGCGCAAAATATGAACCTTTACTGATGCTCCCGATTAAAAACCCAACTGAGCTACGAAGTCTGAAAAGCATTTTTGATAACCTGGACGCGTTGCGCGATCAATACGTGGACATCATGGTCGTCGTTACTTTT ATCAGTGACATTCGCAACGTAATAACACGAGATGGAAGAAGCATAAAATTCCGCAGCTTCGAGGCAGCCGATTCATCCACAGATGACATCGTGTCTCCGATATTGTGGGAAAATGAGTGGATCGAACGAGCTGCCCTCTGGCAGCCCAAACGAACCGTCTTACTCCTCACGGACGCTCGCATCGCTTATGACAATTTCAGAAAGAAACTTGTATTATCTATAG CTAGGAAGACTATGATCACCGAGAATCCTAACATGCCGGAAACCACAACTGTAAGAAATGCGGTACAGTACTACGATCATGACGTAATGTCCGGGAACTTCGCGACACCGAATC CGGATAGTATTACAACGGTAATGACTATACAGGATATCTCAGACAAATTGAACAAAAAACCGAAACAGGGAGAGAGAATTCAGTTTGCTACGATTTTAAAAGCGTATGTAATGGACATAAATGTTGAAAGCATGAGTCCTGGAATAATATCCACAAGATG CGCATtgtgtaaaaaaattgtaatggaTGACCGAGATTCTTGCATGAATCTCGAATGTCCTTCGGGTAATGGGACCCGTGTGCCTTTAAACATAATGATCCTCAATTTGAAAGTGAACCTGAAAGATGATACAGGATACTTAATTGGCTGTCGGTTATCTGGGGAAGTAGCCGAACGAGTCCTTGGTTGCACGGCTGCTGAGTTTCAG gcTATGATACCTCCGCAACGGGCAGATTTGAAATGGAAGTATGTATTAGAAAAGTGTGACATCCGTTTGCATATCCTTGGACCAACACCGGCTTTTCCGAGAGCTATATATAATATTCTATCGATTTCCCGGATGGTAGAAGAAGACGACGATACGGAACTACTCGACGAGTGTTTTAATGCGActgattattaa
- the LOC100882763 gene encoding zinc finger protein 706: MARGQQKIQSQAKAAEKAAKVKKQQGHSANDQKKAAQKALVHVCVVCKAQMPDPKTYKQHFENKHPKNELPEDLKNI, encoded by the exons ATGGCCCGTGGACAACAAAAGATTCAGTCTCAAGCTAAAGCAGCAGAAAAAGCTGCGAAAGTAAAGAAACAACAAGGACACAGTGCCAACGATCAAAAAAAAGCTGCACAGAAAGCTTTAGTACACGTATGCGTAGTTTGTAAG GCCCAAATGCCAGATCCAAAGACTTATAAGCAACATTTTGAGAACAAACATCCCAAGAATGAGTTGCCAGaggatttaaaaaatatatga
- the LOC100883093 gene encoding MTOR-associated protein MEAK7, which produces MGHGSSRSASSANILSADELTLVENLFKSMSRSSGSIKREDIFKHWSTHIDDILLQFVVRFLCHEPGKRVSAINGENFGRLYVFAVRGSPEERTSLIFNGFSEEEQKHEIPTSMFLQYVQATINSYLRLQKNSGNAHYLTWSSIGCTVNTRRIGMRSRSLCEDLVKHGDTLTVDQIENWFSMAATFKMIQSHVFQCLFLVSQKKGDKNSGARINDLNLLPICRGLENIPHFPSILGLGDVLFLNLSLPHEVRNEWRFLFSSQVHGESFSTMLGRITMQGSTIMILQDTDDHVFGGFASDSWAIGPNFIGNQTCFLFKLEPEILTFSSTGYNNHYQYLNLHQQTMPNGMLMGGQLNYPGLWLDCEYGTGKSSLSCTTFQNYVQLSGKENFKIKHCEVWGVGPIPEAEEDTRDSKSVLDQDPTSKMLLQMSGRKMYSENLEKVKE; this is translated from the coding sequence ATGGGTCACGGTTCGAGCCGTTCTGCCTCTTCCGCGAATATATTATCCGCGGACGAGCTGACCTTGGTGGAGAATTTATTTAAGTCCATGTCACGGAGTTCAGGCTCCATAAAACGCGAGGACATATTTAAACACTGGTCAACTCACATAGACGATATATTATTGCAATTTGTGGTACGATTTCTCTGCCATGAGCCAGGGAAAAGGGTATCTGCCATTAATGGAGAGAATTTCGGACGACTGTACGTGTTTGCTGTTCGTGGTAGTCCAGAGGAGAGGACCAGCTTAATTTTTAACGGTTTCTCCGAAGAGGAACAGAAGCACGAAATACCCACCTCCATGTTCCTTCAGTATGTTCAAGCAACTATTAATTCTTATTTGAGACTGCAGAAGAATTCTGGGAATGCGCATTATTTAACTTGGAGCAGTATCGGTTGTACAGTGAATACCAGGAGAATAGGAATGCGCTCTAGAAGTTTGTGCGAAGATCTAGTCAAACACGGGGATACTTTAACCGTAGATCAAATCGAAAATTGGTTCTCTATGGCTGCTACATTCAAGATGATCCAATCGCACGTCTTCCAGTGCCTTTTCTTGGTCTCCCAGAAGAAAGGGGACAAGAACAGCGGTGCTAGAATAAACGATTTGAATCTCCTACCAATCTGCAGAGGTTTAGAAAACATACCTCATTTCCCCAGCATTCTTGGACTGGGGGATGTTCTGTTCTTGAATTTGAGCTTGCCTCATGAAGTACGTAACGAATGGAGATTTCTGTTTTCCAGCCAAGTTCACGGAGAATCATTCTCTACCATGCTAGGAAGAATTACCATGCAAGGATCTACTATCATGATACTTCAAGATACCGATGATCACGTATTTGGTGGATTTGCTTCGGACAGTTGGGCAATAGGGCCAAATTTCATAGGAAATCAAACTTGTTTTTTGTTCAAATTAGAACCAGAAATATTAACATTCTCATCTACGGGTTACAACAACCATTATCAGTATTTAAATCTTCACCAACAAACTATGCCTAACGGTATGCTGATGGGAGGACAACTGAACTATCCTGGTTTATGGTTGGACTGCGAGTACGGGACAGGCAAATCCAGCTTATCGTGTACAACCTTCCAGAACTATGTGCAGCTCAGTGGCAAGGAGAACTTCAAGATCAAACACTGCGAGGTGTGGGGTGTAGGTCCAATACCAGAGGCAGAGGAAGACACGCGCGACTCGAAATCGGTTCTGGATCAAGATCCCACTTCGAAAATGTTACTACAAATGTCTGGACGCAAGATGTACTCCGAGAACTTAGAGAAAGTAAAAGAGTAA